Part of the Cereibacter sphaeroides 2.4.1 genome, AGCCGACCGCCACCGCGCCGAGAGGGTGTCGCCGGAAGGGCAGGGCCCTGTCCGGCTGCGGGTCAGAGCCCCAGCTTCTGGGCCACGATCTGGTTGACGGCGGCCGGATTGGCCTTGCCGCCCGTGGCCTTGATGACCTGACCCACGAACCAGCCCGCAAGCTTGGGGTTCGCCTTGGCCTTCTCGACCTGCGCGGGATTGGCCGCGATGATCTCGTCGACCGCCGTCTCGATGGCCCCGGTGTCGGTCACCTGCTTCATGCCGCGCGCCGCGGCCACCTCTGCCGGATCGCCGCCCTCGGTCCAGAGGATCTCGAACAGATCCTTGGCCATCTTGCCGGAAATCTCGCCCGACGCGATCAGATCGAGAACCCCGCCCAGCTGTCCGGCCTTCACCGGCGTGTCGGCGATGGTCAGGCCCTGCTTGTTCAGCCGGCCGAAGAGCTCGTTGATGACCCAGTTCGCCGCCTGCTTGCCGTCGCGCCCGCGAGCCACCTCCTCGAAATAGGCCGCCGCATCGAGTTCGGCCGTCAGCACATTGGCGTCGTAGTCGGTCACGCCATAGTCGGCCATGAAACGGGCCTTCTTCGCGTCCGGCAGTTCGGGCATCGAGGCCGCGATCTCGTCCACCCAGCCCTGTTCGATCTCGAGCGGCAGGAGGTCGGGGTCGGGGAAGTAGCGGTAATCGTGCGCCTCTTCCTTCGACCGCATCGAGCGCGTCTCGCCCTTGTCGGGATCGTAGAGCCGCGTTTCCTGCACCACCTTGCCGCCATCCTCGAGAATGGCGATCTGGCGGCGCGCCTCGTAATCGATGGCCTGCTGGATGAAGCGCATCGAGTTCATGTTCTTGATCTCGCAACGGGTGCCCAGATGCGAGAAATCCTGCGTCTCCTGATACTTCTCGTACTGTCCCGGACGGCAGACCGACACGTTCACGTCGGCGCGGAGGTTGCCGTTCTGCATGTTGCCGTCGCAGGTGCCGAGGTAGCGCAGGATCTGGCGGAGTTTCGCCACATAGGCCGCCGCCTCCTCGGGCCCGCGGATGTCGGGGCGGCTCACGATTTCCATCAGCGCGACGCCGGTGCGGTTGAAGTCCACGAAAGAGAGATTCGGGTCCATGTCGTGGATCGACTTGCCCGCATCCTGCTCGAGGTGAATGCGCTCGATCCGCACCAGCCGCGCGATGCCCGGGGCCAGCTCGACCAGCACCTCGCCCTCGCCCACGATCGGATGGTAGAGTTGGCTGATCTGGTAGCCCTGCGGCAGGTCCGGGTAGAAGTAGTTCTTGCGGTCGAAGGCCGAGACGAGGTTGATCTGCGCCTTCAGGCCGAGGCCGGTGCGGACCGCCTGCGCCACGCAGAACTCGTTGATGACCGGCAGCATTCCCGGCATCGCGCAATCCACGAAGGAGACGTTCGAGTTCGGCTCGGCCCCGAAGGTGGTCGAGGCGCCCGAGAAGAGCTTGGCATTCGACGAGACCTGGGCGTGGATCTCCATCCCGATCACCAGTTCCCAGTCGTGCTTGGCCCCGGCGATCACCTTGGGCTTGGGGGCTTCGTAGGTCAGGTCGAGCATGGGTCATCCCTCCGGTCGCGGGCCCGTTCTAGGCAGGGAACCGCCAAAGGGCAAGTCCACCCCGGGCGGAGTCTCGCCGACATCCGATGGATTGGGTTGCCAGAATCCGCCGCTGACCGGCACAACCTGCGGGCCGCAGCGTAAGGCGGTGCTGAACAAGGTCTTCGCATGAAGCTCCGCATGGTCCTGATCGGTCTGCTGCTCGCCCTGCCCATCTCCTGCGGTGAGGCGCGGCCCACGTCGGATGTCCGCAACTTCCTGCCCGTCATGCGGTGGGATCACCGGCCCGAAGCGAAGATCTGGACCGAGCGGACCCTGCTCGCGGTGGAACAGCGCGACGACTTCCTGACCGATACGGTGCCGCAGGACATCGGCACCTGGTGCCCGGGCTATCCCGACGCCACGCCCGAAGAGCGGCGCGCCTTCTGGACCGGCATCCTCTCGGCGCTGGCCAAGCACGAGAGCACCTGGAACCCGGTCGCTTCGGGCGGGGGCGGGCGCTGGATCGGCCTCACCCAGATCGCGCCGCAGACCGCGCAGGCCTACGGCTGCCGGGCTCAGAGCGCAGGCGCGCTGAAGGACGGGGCGCTGAACCTCTCCTGCGCCGTGCGGATCGCCGCGCGGCAGGTCGAGCGGGACGGTCTGGTGGCCGGCAACGGCACCCGCGGCCTCGGGCGCGACTGGGCGCCCTTCCGCAGCGCCTCGAAGCGGGCCGAGATGGCCGCCTGGACCCGCGCGCAGCCCTATTGCAAGGTCAAGAGCTGAGGCTCAGCCGCGCAGGAAGCGGCGGCGCGCCTCTTCGGCCATCGCCTGCCGCATCTCGATCCGCGCCAGTTCCGCCATGGCCGCGCGCCGTTCCTCGGGATCGCTGATCCCCGCCAGCCGTGCGCGCTGTTCCGCGGCCTGCTTCTTCAGGACGATCTCTTCGGGCAGGACGCCCGCTTCCGCCATGATGCGGAAGCCCACTGCTTCGCCGGGGCTGGTGAAGGCCTCCGACGGTCTCTCGGGCAGGGGCTGACCCTCGCCCGACAGGCCCGAGAGCTGGCCCTCGGCCCGGGCCTTCAGCATCCGCCGTTCCGCAATCCGGTCGAGCCAACCCATCCGCACCTCCATCGGGTCCAAGATCGGTCTCGGGCCCGTGTCAGGCAAGGGCGGCGCTGCCGCCCCCGCCGGTCCCGCTCAGGCGATCTCGGACAGCCGGGCGAGGGCGGCCGAGAGCTTGGCCCCTTCCTCTTCCCCCTGTTCGAGCCGGGTGCGCGCCTCGTCCACCACTTCTTCCGGGGCCGAGGCCACGAAGTTCGGGTTGCCGAGCCGCCCGCGGAGGCCCGCCATGTCCTTCTCGAGCTTCTCGAGGGTCTTGGCGAGGCGCGCCTTCTCGGCGCCGATGTCGATCACGCCCTCGAGCGGAATGGCGAAGCTGCCGCCCTCGACCGCGATGGTGAGCGCCCCCTTCGGCGCGCTCGCCGCCTCGGTGAAGCCCTCGAGCCGCGCCAGACGCAGGATGAGCGCCTCGTTCCGCGCCAGCGCCTCGCGCCCGGCCGCATCCAGCGCGAGCTGCACGACCGGTAGTTTCAGCCCCGCCGGCACATGGACCTGAGCGCGGGCCGAGCGGATCTCCTCGATGAGCGAGATCACCCAGCTCATCTCGCGATCCGCCGCGGGATCGACCAGTTCGGCCCCGAAGGACGGCCAGTCGGAGTGAACCAGCATCTTGGTCCGGCTGCCCGTGGTGGCCCAGAGGTCTTCCGTGATGAAGGGCATGATCGGGTGGAGCAGGACCATGCACTGGTCGAGCACCCAGCCCATGGTGGCGCGGGTCTCGGCGGCCGCCTCCGTATCGAAGAGCGGCTTCGAGAATTCCACATACCAGTCGCAGACCTTGCCCCAGACGAAGGCATAGAGGGCGTTGGCCGCCGAATCGAACCGGTAGGCCGCCAGCGCCGCATCCACTTCCTCGCGCACGCGTCCCGTCTCGCCGATGATCCAGCGGTTGACCGTGGCGGTCGCGGCGGGCGGGGCGGCCTGCGTGGCGTGGCCTTCCCAGACGCCGTTCATCTCGGCGAAGCGGCAAGCGTTCCAGAGCTTGGTGCCGAAGTTGCGGTAGCCCTGGATGCGCGCCGTCGAAAGCTTCAGGTCGCGTCCCATCGCGGCCATGGCCGTCAGGGTGAAGCGCACGGCATCCGCGCCGAATTCGTCGATCAGCTCCAGCGGGTCGAGCACATTGCCGAGCGACTTCGACATCTTCTTGCCCTTCTCGTCCCGCACGAGCGCATGGACATAGACGGTCTTGAAGGGCACCTCGTTCACCACGGCAAGCTGCATCATCATCATCCGGGCGACCCAGAAGAAGATGATGTCGAAGCCGGTGATAAGCACGTTCGTCGGGAAGTAGCGGGCGAGCTCGGGCGTCTCCTCGGGCCAGCCCAGCGTGCCGATGGGCCAGAGCCCCGACGAGAACCAGGTGTCGAGCACGTCCGGATCGCGCCAGACGGGGTAGACCAGATGGGTCGGATCCTCGTTGAGGTTGTAGTCGGCCAGCGCCTGTGCCAGCCGGTCGATGGCCTCGGCGCGGCTCGCCACCTCGACCACGCGCGCATTGTTCAGCGGATGGGGCAGCGAGGCTAGATCGTCGAGGAACTTCTCGGACACCCCCTCGAAGTCGAAGGCGCAGTGATGCGTGGGATCGGCATGGTTGAACGCGCCGTCCTCGAGCAGCTCGAAGATCTCGACCTCGTCGAGCGTGTCGTCGCCGTCATCCTCGAAGCGGGCAGGCCAGATGTCGAGCCCGTACCAGACCGGGATCTGGTGACCCCACCAGAGCTGGCGCGAGATGCACCAGGGCTCAATGTTCTCGAGCCAGTGGAAATAGGTTTTGGCGTCGCGCTCGGGCAGGATCTCGGTCCGGCCGGTCCGCACCGCATCGATGGCGGGCTGGACGATCTGGGCCGTATCCACGAACCACTGATCGGTCAGCATCGGCTCGATGGCGACCTTCGAGCGATCGCCGTGCGGCACCATGTGCCTGTCCTGATCGATCCCGTCGAGCCAGCCCTGCTCCTCGGCCAGCGCCACGACGCGCTTGCGGGCCTCGTAGCGGTCGAGCCCGTCGAGGGCCAGCGCCTCTTCCGAGGGCGCACAGCCCTCGGTGAAGTCCGGGTTCTCGATGAGGAACATCGTCGCGCGCCCGGACATGACGTTGATGGCGCGGAGGCCGGTGCGCTGACCCACCCCCCAGTCGTTGAAATCGTGCGCGGGCGTGATCTTCACGGCGCCGGTGCCCTTCGAGGGATCGGCATAGTCGTCGGCCACGATCGGGATGCGGCGGCCGACCAGCGGCAGGACCACCTCTTTCCCGATCAGGTGGGCATAGCGCTCGTCCGCCGGATTCACCGCGATGCCGGTGTCGCCCAGCATGGTCTCGGGGCGGGTGGTGGCGACGGTCAGGTAGTCGCGCTCTTCCCACTCTGTCGGGCGGCCCTCCTCGTCGAAGGCCACCGGATGCCGGTAGGTCGCGCCATCGGCCAGCTGGTAGCGCAGGCGCCACATGTTGCCGTTGACCTCTACCTGCTCCACCTCGAGGTCCGAGATCGCGGTCTCGAAATGGGGGTCCCAGTTCACCAGCCGCTTGCCGCGGTAGATGAAGCCCTTCTCATAGAGGTCCACGAAGACCTTCAGCACTGCGCGCTGGAAATTCGGGTCCATGGTGAAGGCATTGCGCGACCAGTCGCAGGAGGCGCCGAGCCGCTTCAGCTGGTTGACGATGGTGCCGCCCGACTGCTCCTTCCACTCCCAGACCTTCTCGAGGAAGGCCTCGCGGCCCATCTCGCGGCGGCCCGGCTGGCCGGACTTCGCAAGCTCCCGCTCCACCACCATCTGCGTGGCGATCCCGGCATGGTCCTGCCCCGGCTGCCAGAGCGTGTCGAAGCCGCGCATCCGGTGCCAGCGGGTCAGGATGTCCTGCAACGTGTTGTTGAACGCATGCCCCATGTGGAGCGAGCCCGTCACGTTCGGCGGCGGGATCATGATGCAGAAGGTCTCGGGACGCGAGGCATTGGCCCCGGCGCGGAAGGCGCCTGCCTTCTCCCAGGCGTCGTAGAGCCGGGCCTCGGCCTCGGCGGCGTTGAAGGTCTTGTCCATCGGCATGTCGGGCCTCGCAGTTCGTTGCGCCCGGTCTATCCAAGCCGCGGCCCGAGGCCAAGCCTCATCGCGCCCGGGCCGTTGCGGTCGCGGTCGCGTCTCCGGCAGGCTCGGTAACTGCCCGTCACACGGCCCGGTCGATCCGGGTCGAGAGATGGATGAGGCTTTCCGAACTGCGGACCCCGGTCATGGCGCCCACCTCGTCGAGCACCTGATCGAGAACCTGCGTCGAGGGGGCCGCGATCTGCAGCAGCAGGTCGAACCGGCCCGAGGTGGTGAAGACCCGCTCGACCTCGGAAATGGCCTTGAGCCGGGTGAGGATCGCCGCCTGCGTCCGGGGCTCGATCGTGAGCAGGACCGAGGCCCGGAGCCGCCCCTGCCGCGCCTGTTCGCCGAGCTTCAGCGTATAGCCCGCGATCACGCCCGAGGTCTCCAGCCGCTCGAGCCGGGCCTGGATCGTGGAGCGTGCCACCTTCAACCGGCGAGAGAGTGTCGCCACCGAGGTGCGGGCATCCGCCCCAAGGATGCCGAGAATGTTGCGATCAAGCTCGTCCATGCATTATGCCTGAAGTTTTCGTCATTATGCCAACAGATCGCGGCAATTCAACACTTTTGATCGGTGGAATTGTGCCCCATTTGAGGCATCCTTCTTTGCAGGAAAAGGGCGGCTCATACGCACCTGGCCTGGTTTGTCGAAACCGCGCAGGTGCCTCCCAACTTCCCCCCATGTAACGCGGGCAGAGGGCTTGCGTCTTGTTGGCCGAAAGGAACGCCGATGGGACTCTCGAAGACGATCTGGACAAACCCCGCCGAATATCTCCGTGCGCTCTCTCCCGAGGCGCCGGTGCTGTTCTTCTCGCCGTCGACCCTGCAGGCGACGGCGCGGCGCTTCATCGACGGCTTTCCGGGCATGGTGACCTATGCGGTCAAGTCCAACCCGGAAGAGGTGGTGATCGAGAACCTCGCCGCCGCGGGGATCCGCGGCTACGACGTGGCCTCGCCCCACGAGATCCGCATGATCCGCCGCATCGCGCCGGATGCGGCGCTGCACTACAACAACCCCGTGCGCTCGCGCTCCGAGATCGGCGTGGGCGTCGAGATGGGCGTGAAGAGCTGGTCGGTCGACTCGGCCTCGGAACTGGCCAAGCTCATCGAGCTCGTGCCCGCCGAGGGCTGCGAGATCGCGGTGCGCTTCAAGCTGGCGGTCTCGGGCGCGGCCTATAACTTCGGGGCCAAGTTCGGCGCGACGGTCGAGCTCGCGGTCGAGCTGCTGCGCCGGGTGGCCGAGGCGGGCTTCATCCCGTCGATGACCTTCCACCCGGGTACGCAATGCACCGACCCCGCCGCGTGGGAAACCTACATCCGCACTGCCGCCGAGATTGCGCGCGACGCCGGCGTGACCATCGCGCGGCTGAACGTGGGCGGGGGCTTCCCCTCGCACCGGCTGAACGGGGTCGAACCCGAGCTCGAGGCCATCTTCCACCTGATCGACCGCGTGACGGATGAGGCCTTCGGGGCCGACCGGCCGCTCCTCGTCTGCGAACCGGGCCGGGGCATCTGCGCCGACGCCTTCACGCTTGCCGCGCGCATCAAGGCGGTGCGCGACGACGCCCATGTGTTCCTCAACGACGGCGTCTACGGCTCGCTGACCGAGCTGCCGATGATCGGCGTGATCGACCGCGTGGCGGTGCTGACCCCCGAGGGCCGTCGGCGCGACGGAGAGACCCGCGACCGCATCATCTTCGGGCCGACCTGCGACTCGGTGGACCGCCTTCCGGGCGAGCTGCCGCTTGCCGCGGATGTGGAGGAGGGCGACTTTCTGGTGTTCCAGGGCATGGGCGCCTACTCCGCCGCCACCAATACCCGCTTCAACGGCTTCGGCGAACTGAGTATGGCCACCGTCCTCTCGCTCAAATTGTAAATCGTTCACCTGTCTGTGATATTTTAAAGCCCGGCCGGAACCTCCCGGTCGGGTTTTTTCTTCATCCTCCATGTAACAGTGGATGGGCACCATGTTGACGCTCGGCCGGTGGAACCAGTGCAAGGGGAACGGGACGGTCGGGCCGGAGGGTCGGGCATGTCGCTGATCAAGAGCGTCCGCCACTGGCTGCGACGCCATCCCACCGTCGCCACCGAGCCCGCAACGCCGCCCGCGCGGGGCGCCCATCGCGGCCAGGTCGATCATGTCATCCTCTTCGACGGAACCTGCTCCTCGCTCGAGGCGGGGCACGAGACAAACGTCGGGCTGATCTTCAAGCTGCTGCGCGAGGAGCGCCGCTCGGTGCAGCGCACCATCTACTACGAGCCGGGCCTGCAATGGGGCGGCTGGCTGCGCATCGGCGATCTCGTGCAGGGCAAGGGGCTCAACCGTCAGATCCGGCGCGCCTACGGCTATCTCGCCTCGCACTACCAGCCGGGCGACCGGATCTTCCTTTTCGGCTATTCGCGGGGCGCCTATGCGGCGCGCTCGCTTGCCGGCGTGATCGACCGCGTGGGGCTGCTCCGCCGCGAGGAGGCGACGGAGCGCAATGTCCGTCTTGCCTGGCGCCATTACGAGCAGGGCAGCATCCGCCCGCACGCCCGCGCCTTCTCGCGCCGGCACTGCCATGCGCGGGTCGAGATCGAGATGGTGGGCATCTTCGACACGGTGAAGGCGCTGGGGCTGCGGCTTCCTCTGCTCTGGCGGCTGAGCGAGGATCGCCATGCCTTCCACAGCCACAAGCTCGGCCGCACGGTGCGCCACGGCTTCCACGCGCTGGCGCTGGACGAGACCCGCACCGTGTTCGAGCCGGTGCTCTGGGATTACCCCTATCACGGCCAGATCGTCGAACAGGCCTGGTTCCGGGGCGGGCACGGCGACATCGGAGGCCAGTTGGCCGGCGGGCGGCACGGCTCGCGGCTCCTGTCGAACATCCCGTTGGTCTGGATGCTGGAGCGCGCGACCCATTGCGGGCTGCAGCTGCCCGAGGGCTGGCGCGCGCGTCACCCCTGTGATGTCACGGCACCCATGACCAGCATGTATGCGGGTTGGGGCAAGATATTCCTCTCGCGCCAGCGCCGCCCGACCCTGCGCTGCCCGACGGAATATATCCACCCGACCGCGCTCCGCCCCGAGCCGCGGCGGCGCAAGTGGCGGCTGCGCTGGGGCGGCGCGCCCGAGGGCGAGCCCACGCAGGGCTGAAGCGCCGCTGGCAGCCGGGCGGGGGGCTTAGCCCAGAAGCAGGCAGGTCGTGCTGCCGGTGGCGTAGAGCCGGTCGTCCTCGGCATCGCGGATCTCGCCATGGGCCACGGCGGTGGTGCGGCCGGCATGATCCGAGATCCCTACGGCGAGGATGTCGCGCCCGACCGGCAGCGCGCGGGTGATGTTCACCTTGAACTCGAGCGTGGTCCAGCGCCGGCCCTTCGGCACCCCGGTCATCACCGCACAGCCCATGGCGCTGTCGAGGATCGTCCCGTACCAGCCGCCGTGGACGCCGCCGAAGGCGTTGGTATGGGCGAAGGCCGGAACGCCCCGCCAGACCACCCGCCCGGGTTCGACGCTGACCAGCCGGTAGCCCATTATGCGGCCGATGGTGGGTTCGGGAACGCGGCCCTCCAGCATGGCCTGCATGTAGTCCATCCCCGACAGTCCTGCGACCGTGGCGGCCGCCGGGAAATCCTCGGGACGTTCGGCGAAAAGCGACATGGAAGATCCTCCTTCGGCCCCTGTCTGGCAGGCGAGGGCAGCGAGGTCGAGATCCCCGCCGCGCCCGCCCTGTCCGGCGTTCGATGACGCAGCGTCACAGGCCGCAGCCTCTGCGCTTCGTGAGCGGCGGTGCCGGAACGGCAAGCGGAGACGGCGGTGCGGCGCCCGTCGGCCAAAGCCCTTGCGCTCCGTGAATGGCGGAGCCGGCCGCCAAGGTCCGCCCATCTGGCGAGGGAACGCCGGTCCGAACCTGGCGGCAGCCGCCGCCGCCCGTCTCCGAATGCAAACGGCGGCCCCGAAGGGCCGCCGCCGGACATTCCGTGTCGCGCCGCTCAGCGGTGGCGCAGGTCGACGTAGTCGCGACGGGTCTCGCCCTTGTAGAGCTGCCGCGGGCGGCCGATCTTCTGCGTGGGATCGCCGATCATTTCCTTCCACTGCGAGATCCAGCCCACGGTCCGAGAGATCGCGAAGATCGGGGTGAACATCGAGGTGGGGAAGCCCATCGCATCGAGGATGATGCCCGAGTAGAAGTCCACGTTCGGATAGAGCTTCTTCGCGACGAAGTAATCGTCCTCGAGCGCGATCCGCTCCAGCTCCTTGGCGACCTGGAGCGTCGGGTTGTTCTCGATGCCGAGCAGGCCCAACACCTCGTCGGCGCTTTCCTTCATGACCTTCGCCCGCGGGTCGAAGTTCTTGTAGACGCGGTGGCCGAAGCCCATCAGGCGGAAG contains:
- a CDS encoding DnaJ family domain-containing protein; this translates as MEVRMGWLDRIAERRMLKARAEGQLSGLSGEGQPLPERPSEAFTSPGEAVGFRIMAEAGVLPEEIVLKKQAAEQRARLAGISDPEERRAAMAELARIEMRQAMAEEARRRFLRG
- a CDS encoding PaaI family thioesterase; the encoded protein is MSLFAERPEDFPAAATVAGLSGMDYMQAMLEGRVPEPTIGRIMGYRLVSVEPGRVVWRGVPAFAHTNAFGGVHGGWYGTILDSAMGCAVMTGVPKGRRWTTLEFKVNITRALPVGRDILAVGISDHAGRTTAVAHGEIRDAEDDRLYATGSTTCLLLG
- a CDS encoding DUF2235 domain-containing protein; amino-acid sequence: MSLIKSVRHWLRRHPTVATEPATPPARGAHRGQVDHVILFDGTCSSLEAGHETNVGLIFKLLREERRSVQRTIYYEPGLQWGGWLRIGDLVQGKGLNRQIRRAYGYLASHYQPGDRIFLFGYSRGAYAARSLAGVIDRVGLLRREEATERNVRLAWRHYEQGSIRPHARAFSRRHCHARVEIEMVGIFDTVKALGLRLPLLWRLSEDRHAFHSHKLGRTVRHGFHALALDETRTVFEPVLWDYPYHGQIVEQAWFRGGHGDIGGQLAGGRHGSRLLSNIPLVWMLERATHCGLQLPEGWRARHPCDVTAPMTSMYAGWGKIFLSRQRRPTLRCPTEYIHPTALRPEPRRRKWRLRWGGAPEGEPTQG
- a CDS encoding type III PLP-dependent enzyme translates to MGLSKTIWTNPAEYLRALSPEAPVLFFSPSTLQATARRFIDGFPGMVTYAVKSNPEEVVIENLAAAGIRGYDVASPHEIRMIRRIAPDAALHYNNPVRSRSEIGVGVEMGVKSWSVDSASELAKLIELVPAEGCEIAVRFKLAVSGAAYNFGAKFGATVELAVELLRRVAEAGFIPSMTFHPGTQCTDPAAWETYIRTAAEIARDAGVTIARLNVGGGFPSHRLNGVEPELEAIFHLIDRVTDEAFGADRPLLVCEPGRGICADAFTLAARIKAVRDDAHVFLNDGVYGSLTELPMIGVIDRVAVLTPEGRRRDGETRDRIIFGPTCDSVDRLPGELPLAADVEEGDFLVFQGMGAYSAATNTRFNGFGELSMATVLSLKL
- a CDS encoding Lrp/AsnC family transcriptional regulator, producing the protein MDELDRNILGILGADARTSVATLSRRLKVARSTIQARLERLETSGVIAGYTLKLGEQARQGRLRASVLLTIEPRTQAAILTRLKAISEVERVFTTSGRFDLLLQIAAPSTQVLDQVLDEVGAMTGVRSSESLIHLSTRIDRAV
- a CDS encoding transglycosylase SLT domain-containing protein, with the translated sequence MKLRMVLIGLLLALPISCGEARPTSDVRNFLPVMRWDHRPEAKIWTERTLLAVEQRDDFLTDTVPQDIGTWCPGYPDATPEERRAFWTGILSALAKHESTWNPVASGGGGRWIGLTQIAPQTAQAYGCRAQSAGALKDGALNLSCAVRIAARQVERDGLVAGNGTRGLGRDWAPFRSASKRAEMAAWTRAQPYCKVKS
- a CDS encoding valine--tRNA ligase, whose amino-acid sequence is MPMDKTFNAAEAEARLYDAWEKAGAFRAGANASRPETFCIMIPPPNVTGSLHMGHAFNNTLQDILTRWHRMRGFDTLWQPGQDHAGIATQMVVERELAKSGQPGRREMGREAFLEKVWEWKEQSGGTIVNQLKRLGASCDWSRNAFTMDPNFQRAVLKVFVDLYEKGFIYRGKRLVNWDPHFETAISDLEVEQVEVNGNMWRLRYQLADGATYRHPVAFDEEGRPTEWEERDYLTVATTRPETMLGDTGIAVNPADERYAHLIGKEVVLPLVGRRIPIVADDYADPSKGTGAVKITPAHDFNDWGVGQRTGLRAINVMSGRATMFLIENPDFTEGCAPSEEALALDGLDRYEARKRVVALAEEQGWLDGIDQDRHMVPHGDRSKVAIEPMLTDQWFVDTAQIVQPAIDAVRTGRTEILPERDAKTYFHWLENIEPWCISRQLWWGHQIPVWYGLDIWPARFEDDGDDTLDEVEIFELLEDGAFNHADPTHHCAFDFEGVSEKFLDDLASLPHPLNNARVVEVASRAEAIDRLAQALADYNLNEDPTHLVYPVWRDPDVLDTWFSSGLWPIGTLGWPEETPELARYFPTNVLITGFDIIFFWVARMMMMQLAVVNEVPFKTVYVHALVRDEKGKKMSKSLGNVLDPLELIDEFGADAVRFTLTAMAAMGRDLKLSTARIQGYRNFGTKLWNACRFAEMNGVWEGHATQAAPPAATATVNRWIIGETGRVREEVDAALAAYRFDSAANALYAFVWGKVCDWYVEFSKPLFDTEAAAETRATMGWVLDQCMVLLHPIMPFITEDLWATTGSRTKMLVHSDWPSFGAELVDPAADREMSWVISLIEEIRSARAQVHVPAGLKLPVVQLALDAAGREALARNEALILRLARLEGFTEAASAPKGALTIAVEGGSFAIPLEGVIDIGAEKARLAKTLEKLEKDMAGLRGRLGNPNFVASAPEEVVDEARTRLEQGEEEGAKLSAALARLSEIA
- the gatB gene encoding Asp-tRNA(Asn)/Glu-tRNA(Gln) amidotransferase subunit GatB — protein: MLDLTYEAPKPKVIAGAKHDWELVIGMEIHAQVSSNAKLFSGASTTFGAEPNSNVSFVDCAMPGMLPVINEFCVAQAVRTGLGLKAQINLVSAFDRKNYFYPDLPQGYQISQLYHPIVGEGEVLVELAPGIARLVRIERIHLEQDAGKSIHDMDPNLSFVDFNRTGVALMEIVSRPDIRGPEEAAAYVAKLRQILRYLGTCDGNMQNGNLRADVNVSVCRPGQYEKYQETQDFSHLGTRCEIKNMNSMRFIQQAIDYEARRQIAILEDGGKVVQETRLYDPDKGETRSMRSKEEAHDYRYFPDPDLLPLEIEQGWVDEIAASMPELPDAKKARFMADYGVTDYDANVLTAELDAAAYFEEVARGRDGKQAANWVINELFGRLNKQGLTIADTPVKAGQLGGVLDLIASGEISGKMAKDLFEILWTEGGDPAEVAAARGMKQVTDTGAIETAVDEIIAANPAQVEKAKANPKLAGWFVGQVIKATGGKANPAAVNQIVAQKLGL